The segment ATGCGGAGATCCTGGAGGGCGGGCGGGAGGAGGGGCCCAGGGGAGGGTTGGCACAGGtggcaggtggggggggggggcggcacaCAGGTGCCTGCAACCCCAGCTCAGGtcagggggacaggagggggggcccagctggggggggggtacaggaGTGTGTGCCCAGCTTGGGGGGGGTACAGGAGTGTGTGCCCAGCTGAGTGGGAGGGTACAGGAGTGTGTGCCCAGCTTAGGGGGGTACAGGAGTGTGTGCCCAGCTGAGGAGGGGTTACAGGAGTGTGTGTCCAGCAGAGTAGGGGGGCATAGGAGTGTGTGCTcagcttgggggggggggtacaggaGTGTGTGCCCAGCTGAAGGGGGTGGTACAGGAGTGTGTGCCCAGCTGAGTGGGGGGGTATAGGTGTGTGCCCAGCTGAGTGGGGGGGTATAGGAGTGTGCCCAGCTGAGTAGGGAGGTACATGAGTGTGTGCCCAGCTGGGTAGGGGGGTACAGGAGTGTGTGCccagcttggggggggggggtacaggaGTGTGTGTCCAGCTGAGTGGGGGGGGGGTAGAGGAGTGTGTGCCCAGCTGAGGGAGGGGGGTACAGGAGTGTGTGCCCAGCTTGGGGGGGGGTACAGGAGTGTGTGTCCagctgagtgggggggggggtagaggagTGTGTGCCCAGCTGAGGGAGGGGGGTACAGGAGTGTGTGCCCAGCTTGGGGGGGGGTACAGGAGTGTGTGCccagctgagggagggggggtACAGGAGTGTGTCCCCAGCTGAGTAGAGGGGTACAGGAGGGTGTGCCCAGCTGAGTGGGGGGGTACAGGAGTGTGTGCCCagctgagtggggggggggggtacaggaGTGTGTGCCCAGCTTAGGGGGGGTGGAGTGTGTGCCCAGCTGAGGGGGGGGGGTACATGAGTGTGTGCCCAGCTGAGGGGGGGGGGTACATGAGTGTGTGCCCAGCTGAGGAGGGGGGGTACAGGAGTGTGTGCTCAGCTGAGTAGGGGGGTACAGGAGTGTGTGTCCAGCTGAGTAGGGGGGGTACAGGAGTGCGTGCCCAGCTTAGGGGGGGGTACAGGAGTGCGTGCCCAGCTGAGGGGGTGGGTAGAGTGTGTGCCCAAATGAGGGGGGCTAGAGGAGTGTGTGCCCAGCTGAGGGGAGGTACAGGAGTATGTGCCCAGCTGAGTAGGGGGGTACAGGAGTGTGTGCCCAGCTGAGGAGGGGGGTACAGGAGTGTGTGCCCAATTGAGTAGGGGGGTACAGGAGTGTGTGTCCAGCTGAGTGTGGGGGGTAGAGGAGTGTGTGCCCAGCCAAGTGGGAGGGTACAGGAGTGTGTGCCCAGCCGAGTAGGGGGGTACAGGAGTGTGTGCCCAGCTGATGGGGGGGAATATAGGAGTGTGTGCCCAGCTGATGGGGGGAAATACAGGAGTGTGTGaccagctggggggtggggggggtacagGTGCATACGCCCaggtaaggtggggaggctggaaagagccccggcttgggtgtcagaggtcatgggttctattcccagctccgccacttgtcagctgggtgactttgggccagtcacttcacttctctgggcctcagttccctcatctgtccaatggggatgaagactgggagccccaggcgggacaacctgatccccttgtatccccccagtgctcagaacggtgcttcgcccatagtaagcgcttaacaaatgccatccttattattatcagagggctAGTTGAGCCCCCCCagcccttttttcttttccccaggatGGACGCGGGGCCCCCCGAGTTTCTGGACGTGCTGCTGGAGCCCCCGGACGCCCCCTTCTTCATCGTGGACGGCAGCGAGGCGGACAGGCCGCAGCTTGACCCCGGCCCGGAAGCCTGGGAGCCCGCCGCCGtgagaggatggatggatgggtgggcgggtgggtgggtggcaaGGTGGGCACCGGGCCCGGGAGcccacctctgcccccttccccccccccccaggacccgCGGGACAGCGACCCGGAGGACTTCGTCCGCCTGCTGATCGACCCCAACGAGGTGTACCGCTCCCACCCGTCCCCCGCCAGCGACAGCGGCCGCTCTGGGGGGtcccccacgccccccacccccctcgcccTCTGCCAGCTGCTCTACGAGCCCCCCCTGCCAGCCCACCGCCCCGAGGGGCTCGTCTCCATCCACCTGGGTCAGTGGCTGCCCCCGAACCAGAAGGGAAGCGAGCAATCGTAGTAATAACCATGGTACTcgtgaagcgcttgctacgtgccaagcactgtactaatcaatcaatcgtattgagcgcttactgtgtgcagagcactggactaagcgcttgggaagtccaagttggcaacatctagagacggtccctgcccaacagtgggctcacggtctaaaagggggagacggagaacaaaaccaaacatactaacaaaataaaatagaatagataggtacaagtaaaataaatagagtaataaatacgtacgaacatatatacatatatacaggtgctgtggggaagggaagcgctggagtagatccaaggtggtaataatgatggtggtatttgttaagcgctcacttctagactgtgagcccactgttgggtagggactgtctctatatgttgccaacttgtacttccgcagcgcttagtccagtgctctgcacacagtaagtgctcaataaatacgattgactgattgattactatgtgccaagcactgtacttagccctggagtagatccaaggtaataataatgatggtggtacttgttaagcgctcacttctagactgtgagcccactgttgggtagggaccgtctctatatgttgccaacttgtacttcccaagtgcttagtagagtgctctgcacacagtaagcgctcaataaatacgattgactgattgattactatgtgccaagcactgtactaagccctggagtagatccaaggtggtaataatgatggtggtatttgttaagcgctcacttctagactgtgagcctaccgttgggtagggaccgtctctatatgttgccaacttgtacttcccaagtgcttagtacagtgctctgcacacagtaagtgctcaataaatacgattgattactatgtgccaagcagtgtactaagccctggactagatccaaagtaataataatgatggtggtatttgttaagcacttactatgtgtcaagcactgtactgagccctggactagatccaaggtaataataatgatggtgacatttaagcgcttactatgtgccaagcactgttctaagcgctggagcagatccAGAGTCAGCAggtggtcccctgtggggctcacagtcttcatccccacttgatagatgaggtcactgaggcccagagaagtgaagtggctttcccaaagtcacccagctgacaagtggcagggctgggattagaacccacgacctctgactcacgggcccgggctctttccgctaagccacgctgcttctctagggaagggggtggtgggaaagggaagagggcaaggggaaaggggtgagggggaagcgagggggagagggcagggggtgagggggaagaaagggggtgagaggagagggcaggggctgagggaaggggaagagggaaggggaagagggcagggggcgaggggagagggcagggggtgagggaaggggaagagggcagggggcgaggggagagggcagggggtgagggaaggggaagagggcagggggcgaggggagagggaagggggcgagggaaggggaagagggcagggggcgaggggagaaggaagggggagagggcagggggcgaggggagacggcgggggcaagggaaggggaagaggtcggggtgaggggagatggaaggggaaaagggcagggggtgagggaaggggaagaggtcggggtgaggggagatggaaggggaagaggtcagggggagaggggagaggtcaaggggcgaggagatggaaggggaagaggtcagggggcgaggggagatggaaggggaagaggtcagggggcgaggggagatggaaggggaagaggtcagggggcgaggggagatggaaggggaagaggtcggggtgaggggagatggaaggggaagaggtcagggggcgaggggagcgggcagggggagaggggagaggtcaaggggcgaggagatggaaggggaagaggtcagggggcgaggggagatggaaggggaagaggtcagggggcgaggggagatggaaggggaagaggtcggggggcgaggggagatggaagggggaagaggtcagggggcgaggggagatggaagggggaagaggtcagggggcgaggggagatggaaggggaagaggtcagggggcgaggggagatggaaggggaagaggtcagggggcgaggggagatggaagggaaagaggtcgggggcgaggggagatggaaggggaagaggtcgggggggcgaggggagcgggcagggggagggggagaggtcaaggggcgaggagatggaaggggaagaggtcagggggcgaggggagatggaaggggaagaggtcggggggcgaggggagatggaaggggaagaggtcggggggcgaggggagatgggaggggaagaggtcagggggcgagggaaggggaagaaggggtgaggggagatggaaggggaagagggcagggggcgAGGGAAGCGGAagaaggggcgaggggagagggtaggggtgagggcaaggggagagggaaggcggagagggaagggaagtgaggggagagggtaggggtgagggaagggaagtgaggggagggtgggggtgagggaagggggagagggaaggaagcgaggggagagggaagggggagaagggagaaggtagggggtgagggaagggggcgaggggaaagGGATGAAGGGCAAGGATGAGGGGCGAGGGGGCCTGACGgtccccgccttccctccccagGCGAGTGGAGCCCCCCGCTGCCGTTGCTCCCCGAGGCCCGGCCGGTGGGAgagctgccctcccccccccgcagcgGGCGCTGAAGCCCCCATGGAGCCCCCGGTGAGGCCCCCGGTGACCCCAAGGCGGcaaaggggggcggggaggggcttgGGGGGCACCTGGGGGGCACCCGGGCGGCCCTGACGGTGCCCTCTCCGTGCCCAGCCCCCGTGCCCGCCCCTGCTCCTGACGGATGAGGAGAAACGGCTGCTCGGCCAGGAGGGGGTCACCCTGCCTCACCACCTGCCCCTCACCAAGGTAACCCCTCACCCCGGGGCGTGGCGGGCCCcaaataagaatggcatttattaagcgcttactatgtgccaagcactgttctaaccgctggggaggatacaaggtgatcgggttgtcccacggggggctcacagtcttcatccccatttgacaggcgagggaactgaggctcagagaagtgacttgcccaaagtcacccagctgacaagtggcagagccgggatttgaacccatgacctccgactccaaagcccaggctctttccactgagccacgctgatgatgacgatggtatttgttaagcgcttactatgtgcaaagcactgttctaagcactggggaggttacaaggtgaacaggttattctatttattttattttgttagtatgtttggttttgtctcccccttttagactgtgagcccactgttgggtagggaccgtctctatatgttgccagtttgtacttcccaagcgcttagtacagtgctctgcacacagtaagcgctcaataaatacaactgatgataaacaggttgtccccgggagagctcacagttttaatccccatttttacagacgaggtaattgaggcccagagaagtgaagtgacttgcccaaagtcacccagctaactgtgagcccactgttgggtagggactgtctctagatgttgccaacttggacttcccaagcgctcagtacagtgctctgcacacagtaagcgctcaataaatacgattgatgatgatgatgatgatgatgaactggcggagcaaggattcgaacccatgacctctgactccaaagcccgggctctttccactgagccacgctgcttctctggtagatggTCACCCAACGTCCGTACAGCAGGTCACAccatgtttttagactgtgagcccactgttgggtagggactgtctctatatgttgccaatttgtacttcccaagcgctcagtacagtgctctgcacatagtaagcgctcaataaatatgattgatgatgatgatgatgttttaagCTGCTTgtcctacgctgcttctctaaacccacCGACCGTCAAATCAGGCCTCGTCAATACTTCATCGATCGGATTTACCGGGCGCTCACTCTGTACCCGGCATTGTGCTCGGCGTAAGCTCCCCGCGGGCAGGGGCCGTGTAACCcagagaagcggcacggcctaggGGGTAGAGCCCCGGCctcggagtcagcggtcatgaattcgaatcccggctccgccacttggctgctgtgcggccttgggcgagtcgcttccgtctctgggcctcagttccctcggctggagAACGGGGActgtgagaccgtgagcccctcgcgggacagggaccgggtccgacTGATTGGCTTcagtccagcgtttagtacagtgcctggcatatagtaagcgcttaacgaatagcacaattattattactctcccaagcacttagtagagtgctttgcacacagtgagtgctcgttAAACCCGGCtgaattttgttctctgtctccctcttttagactgtgagcccgctgtcaggtagggactgtctctatgttgccaatttgtacttcccaagcgcttagtacagtgctctgcacatagtaagcgctcaataaatacgatcgatgatgatgactgaatgaaagaatgagtccaACGGAAtgagcagacaggttccctgcccgcaacaagctgacagtctagagctaggcattcattcattcggacttgatttgattcattcatcaaatcccggctccgccacacgtcagctgtgtgactttgggcaagtcacttcactcctctgggcctcagttccctcatttggaaaatggggatgaagactgtgagccccccgtgggacaacctgatcaccttggaacctccccagcgcttagaacagtgctttgcacatagtaagcgcttaataaatgccatcatcattattattatttgagcgctttctatgtgcagagcactgtactatgcgcttgggagagaagaatacaaTGGTTAGAGACacattctagactctgagcccgctgttgggtagggaccgtctctagatgttgccaacttgtacttcccaagcgcttagtacagtgctctgcacacagtaagcgctcaataaatatgagtgaatgaattccctgcctacaattaacttctgtctccccctcgctctagactgtcagctccttagaGGCAAGGaacgtatttagagaagcagcgtggctcagtcgaaagagcccgggctttggagtcagaggtcatgggttcaaatcccggctcttccaatggtcagctgtgtgactttgggcaagtcacttcactgtgcctcagttccctcatctgtaatatggggattaagaccgtgaaccctgcgtgggacaagccgatcgccttgtaacccccccagtgcttagaacagtgctctgcacatagtaagcgcttaataaatgccatcattaatctaCCCACTCCATTTTAACTGTACTtttccgagcgcttactacagtactctgcacccattaagcttgtgcctcccaagcgcttagtccagtgctctgctcacagtaagcgctcaataaatacgattgaatgaatgaacgatgcgctctgcgcctcagtttcctcctcctcctcctcctcaatcgtatttattgagcgcttactgtgtgcagagcactggactaagcgcttgggaagtacaaactggcaacatctagagacggtccctacccaacggggggctcacagtctaaaagggggagacggagaacaaaaccaaacctactaacaaaataaaacaaatagaatagatatggacaagtaaaatagagtaataaatatgtacaaaaatatatacatatatacagcaatatatacatatatgtacatatatgtatacatagcaATATATACAGTTTCCTGGTagagtgagccccgtgtaggacagggaccgcgtccaaactAATTCGTACCCAACCCggtgcgcttggaacagtgcttggcacctagtgagcgcttagcggGTACCctgattagtccagtgccctgcacacagtaagcgctcaataaatacgattgaatgaatgatgcgctctgtgcctcagtttcctcctcctcctcatcaatcgtatttattgagcgcttactatgtgcagagcactggactaagcgcttgggaagtacaaactggcaacatctagagatggtccctacccaacagcgggctcacggtctaaaagggggagacggagaacaaaaccaaacatactaacaaaataaaatagaatagatagggacaagtaaaataaatagagtaataaatatgtacaaaaatatatacatatatacagcaatatatacatatatacagtttcctggtagagtgagccccatgtaaggcagggaccgcgtccaaactAATTTGTACCCAACCCggtgtgcttggcacctagtgagcgcttagcggGTACcctgattagtccagtgctctgcacacagtaagcgctcaataaatacgattgattgattgattgattctccttatCCGCCCAATAAATGGGATCGCGGGAGGGGGCTCGAGTCAGCGGgttcccccgtcccctcccaagGCGGAGGAGCGTTTGCTGAAGAAGGTCCGCAGAAAAATCCGGAACAAGCAGTCGGCCCAGGACAGCCGGAGGCGCAAGAAGGAGTACATCGACGGGCTGGAGAGCAggtaattaattagttaattaatgatggcacttattaagcgcttactaggtacgcGACGACCCCCACGTGTACGACTGGCCCCGTTGCCCACCTCGTCTGCCCTCCCGTGACAGAGCCGGCGCAGCCCGTGcacacggataataataataacgttggtatttgttaagcgcttactatgtgtcaagcactgttctaagcgctgggggggatacaatagtaattgtacaaggataataataataatgttggtattaagcgcttactatgcgctggggggatacgatagtaataatagcatttattaataataataatgatggcatttactaagcgcttactatgtgccaagcactgttctaagcgctggggaggttacaaggtgctcaggctgtcccacggggggctcacggtcttcatccccattttacagatgagggaactgaggcccagagaagtgacttgcccaaagtcacccagctgaccattggtggggtcaggatgcgaacccatgacctctgactccgaagcccgggctctttccaccgggccgcgctgcttctctaagcgcttactatgtgcaaagcactgttctaggcgcacCGGGCTGGGTgagaattgggttggacgcggGGCTCACTCtaccaggaaactgaggcccggagcgcttactgggtgcagggtgctggactgagtgcttggaaaagtacagttaaAACGGAGAGGGTAGATTCGCTAATTTAacgatcgtcatcatcaatcgtatttattgagcgcttactaggtgcagagcactgtactaagcgcttaatgatgatgatagcgggTAATCAGCATGTATATAGGGAGGGACGGGGGCTGTCCGTGCCCCTCTCCGAGACCCCACGGGCCGGCAGGTACAGGACGCCCCCCGCGTGGGCATCGTTGCCCACCTGCTCTACCCTCCCGTGACACAGCCGGCGCAGCCCGTGtacacggataataataataatgttggtatttgttaagcgcttactatgtgtcaagcgcagttctaagcgctgggagggatacaatggtaataacagcatttactcccccttttagactgagcccactgtcgggtagggactgtctctctacgttgccaatttgtactacccaagcgcttagtacagtgctctgcacatagtaagcgctcaataaatatgattgatgatgatgatgatgatttattaagcgcttactacgtgtcaagcgctgttctaagcgctgggagggatacaatggtaataatagcatttactcccccttttagactgtgagcccactgttgggtagggactgtctctctatgttgccaatttgtactacccaagcgcttagtccagtgctctgcacatagtaagcgctcaataaatacgattgatgatgatgatttactaagcgcttactactgctaataataatgatggcatttattaagtgcttactatgtgtcaagcactgttctaagcgctgggagggatacaatggtaataatagcatttactcccccttttagactgtgagcccactgttgggtagggactgtctctctatgttgccaatctgtactgcccaagcgcttagtacagtgctctgcacatagtaagcgctcaataaatacgattgatgatgatgatttactaagcgcttactactactactactactaataataatgatggcacttattaagcgcttactatgtgtcaagcgctgttctaagcgctgggagggatacaatggtaataatagcatttactcccccttttagactgtgagcccactgttgggtagggactgtctctagatgttgccaatttgtactacccaagcacttagtacagtgctctgcacatagtaagcgctcaataaatacgattgatgatgatttgctaagtgcttactactactaataataatggcatttattaagcacctactatgtatcaagcactgttctaagcgctgggagggatacaatggtaatagcattt is part of the Tachyglossus aculeatus isolate mTacAcu1 chromosome Y4, mTacAcu1.pri, whole genome shotgun sequence genome and harbors:
- the CREB3L4 gene encoding cyclic AMP-responsive element-binding protein 3-like protein 4, whose protein sequence is MDAGPPEFLDVLLEPPDAPFFIVDGSEADRPQLDPGPEAWEPAADPRDSDPEDFVRLLIDPNEVYRSHPSPASDSGRSGGSPTPPTPLALCQLLYEPPLPAHRPEGLVSIHLGEWSPPLPLLPEARPPPCPPLLLTDEEKRLLGQEGVTLPHHLPLTKAEERLLKKVRRKIRNKQSAQDSRRRKKEYIDGLESRVVTCSVQNQELRKKLQELEKHNVSLVAQLQQLQALVTQTSNKAAQTSTCVLILLFSLALLILPSYSPFGGEPQAGPDDYKPTGVVSRHILTQTAAAAAAGPGSPPPATPPPPNSSAGPPPAGPAAGAGRAVLHADEM